In one window of Clarias gariepinus isolate MV-2021 ecotype Netherlands chromosome 10, CGAR_prim_01v2, whole genome shotgun sequence DNA:
- the LOC128531432 gene encoding uncharacterized protein LOC128531432 — protein sequence MTGFWILILFFSTMFQSGRRWVTAQSTVLDIYQLDEVLSVNIGNSATLQCCVFGIKDEEIIWFKQQNGKQPQIILRFFKTAQTTFYNEFQNSQFQIKKFGNCYNLTILNTVLSDEARYYCALVFAAGTHLKIKGEHVTIASETSKPALCDNSAVCDKTLHRNSINMKMQEKAVLSLGTALGFCALLIVCLTYVIIQKTQCGAKDSLRTRQECNVDSLTYEASQLLKRKPGGGDDSVYSDVMYVTL from the exons ATGACTGGATTCTGGattttaattttgttctttAGCACAATgt TCCAGTCTGGTAGACGCTGGGTTACTGCACAATCCACAGTACTAGATATTTATCAGCTTGATGAAGTGCTCAGTGTGAATATCGGCAACTCGGCTACTTTGCAGTGTTGTGTTTTTGGTATAAAAGACGAAGAAATTATCTGGTTCAAGCAGCAAAATGGAAAACAGCCTCAGATTATTCTCAGATTCTTTAAAACCGCTCAAACAACATTTTACAATGAATTTCAAAATTCTCaattccaaataaaaaaatttggaaactgctataatttgaccattttaaACACTGTGCTGTCCGATGAAGCCAGGTACTACTGTGCACTCGTGTTTGCAGCtggaacacatttaaaaatcaaag GTGAGCATGTTACTATTGCATCAGAAACATCTAAACCAGCTCTGTGTGATAATTCAGCGGTGTGTGACAAAACACTGCACAGAAACAGCATTAACATGAAGATGCAAGAGAAAGCTG TGCTCAGTTTGGGAACGGCTTTGGGCTTTTGTGCACTTCTGATCGTCTGTCTCACTTATGTCATCATACAGAAAACACAATGTGGTGCAA AAGATTCTTTAAGAACAAGACAG gaATGTAATGTTGACAGCTTGACTTATGAAGCTTCACAGTTGTTGAAGAGGAAACCTGGAGGAGGGGATGATTCTGTATACTCTGATGTGATGTATGTGACACTGTAA